The Brachyhypopomus gauderio isolate BG-103 chromosome 19, BGAUD_0.2, whole genome shotgun sequence DNA segment GTCAtttcaaaatatattatttttttaattagaaccttttgtttaaataaagttaaataaCAAAAAACATAACCTATATCACACAAATTCAAATTAGAGTTACTAGCCTTAAAGCCCCAGACATCCTTCTGAGTCCTGCCACAACAGAAGCCTTTTAACCATCATATCTTGAGCAGCTCCTGTTAACACACTCAGCTCTGTTTCCAGGCAGTTGCGGAGTTCTAATTCACAACTGGGGCTTTAAATGGCGGAGAACAACTACCAAAGAAAAAAGCCTTTCCCAGCACTGCAATATTTAAGAGCATTCACCTATTAAACCAGAAACATAAAATCCATACAGAACCTGAAGTAACAGCATTACAAGAGAGATTAAgtggctgtttttttttttttttgttttttttccttcactaAAATCAATTCCTTGCAGGcggtggggaggaggtgtgtgcaTAAAGAATGCGTGGACCTTGGCCAATGCCAATTCCTTAATTTCATATCATTATGTATAGTAGCAATAAATAACCATCTGCTGAAATAGTTCTACTAATCCAATACAAACACATTATTACCTGGAATTTGGGTTCTGGCCAAACAATGGTTTCATTACTCTACAATGACTTAGAATAGTGTTCATTTCCTACATTTCACAGTGCATATTAAAgtgagacaaaaaaaaaccagaagCTGTCTTTGCTTATAACGCTTGATCCCTTACAGTCGTTTTCTGATTACACACTTGTCTATCTTGGATACCTTAAGCATGCTTAAATGATTATTGCACAGAAGGCATCAACCTGACAAGGCttctgagagagagtgagagaaagagacagagagagagagagagaaagagagagacacaagttttataattttaccattaccaaatgcaaataaaaaagaaactatTGAAGAGATGGAGTACAGTGCAGGGGTTTGGAGTTTGTGAAGTGTTTGGGGCACTGGACTCCCATACACTGCAACCACTGCTTTGCTTCATAATATGCACATGTAGATTTACATTCCTGTAGAGTTATGCCTGGATTTCAGCCCGCTGAAGTGCACCGTCCCAAGGCCATTTCCCAAGTAGCCACAGAGGTCTGTTTGCTCAGTCTAGCGCCGAAGACTGAATATCAAAAGTGCAGATGTACCACTAGTGAGTCTGTTTCACTTACAGTTTACTAAATGTCCAAGCACTAGCATGTATCATCTgcaaagagaaagaaaacatgATTGAGGAACaaacaggggaaaaaaacagcagCTCAGTCAAGCCTTGAAATAATTTGTTGAATTTAAATCACATTAAAAAACTAGGCAATAATGTGTTAAATCTTTGTGTTAATTTTCTAAGCTGCTAAAGCCATAAATCTCTACATGTGAGAGCTGTCTTCTAGAACAATGGACTTACCATGATACCACCACTTTGTTTTCTTTGGGTTTTTGTTACATGTCCGTACATAAAATGAGTTATCTGGTGGGCGTCGCTGCAGGAAAAGTTAacagagaaaacaaaaacacaacaaccgACATCAAAATGATTTTCATTCATCATATGCTTCTTATTATATGGTCTGTTTAAACCACCAGAGCCACTATATTCACCTTTTCTTTGCAACTTGACAACATGCTGATAATGCTAAGACACACAGACTGAACAGAGAGCGCTGGGGACCAGTCCTCGGTTAAAATGGACAGGCAAATATGCCCATTGCTGTACACGTGCGGATGGACGGGAATATTCTCTCCAGTAAACATTACCTGTTGAAGACGGAGGGGGAGAGGATTACCAACAAAGCCTTGCACTAGACTTAACAACTTCATTCCACTCACGAAACGTACCTGAGGCGAGTCAAAGGGATAGCGGTTGCTGAATTTGAAGAGGAGTTGGAATTTTTCACCCTCGTACAGAGTACCAGCAGCGCCCTCCATATCTATAAACCACCTGGACAAGACAATACAGACAAGAAAATCAAACCTACTAATTTATGCTTGCATGTATGAGTAATATAACAAAACATTCTGCATTTAAAAAACCTGAGAATGTGATTCAACACCTAGGTCAAACGCACTGTGGATATCAGAGTATTTACAGCTTGCTTCAGAATAATAGGTTTTACCTTTCTTGTCTTATTTCTGTTATTCTTTTTAGTGAATCTTCTGGTGAATGTGTGATTATAAACTGGGACACTTACTCTGTGATTGTGTTTTGCACGCTCCTTTCATTCAGCGTCATCCCAGGGGGGGGATCACTTTGCAAAGCCAACAGTTCTTTTTGCAGCCTTTTCTAGAGGGTACAAAAACATTGAAATAAAACGCATAAATATAAGTAAACAAC contains these protein-coding regions:
- the ube2wa gene encoding putative ubiquitin-conjugating enzyme E2 W-A; the protein is MASMQKRLQKELLALQSDPPPGMTLNERSVQNTITEWFIDMEGAAGTLYEGEKFQLLFKFSNRYPFDSPQVMFTGENIPVHPHVYSNGHICLSILTEDWSPALSVQSVCLSIISMLSSCKEKRRPPDNSFYVRTCNKNPKKTKWWYHDDTC